The Mesorhizobium opportunistum WSM2075 DNA window TGCCGTTCCAGTCGGCCGAAGCGGCGTTCAAGCGCATCAATCCGAAAGCCGTGATCCTGTCGGGCGGGCCGGCCTCGACGTCGGACATCGGCAGCCCGCGTGCGCCGCAGATCGTCTTTGACGCCGGCGTGCCGGTGCTCGGCATCTGCTACGGCCAGATGGCCATGTGCGTACAGATGGGCGGTGTCGCTGAAAGCTCCAACCATCGCGAATTCGGCCGCGCCTTCGTCGAGATCGAGAAGGACAGCCCGCTGTTCGAGGGCCTGTGGGCGACTGGGCAGCGGCACCAGGTCTGGATGAGCCATGGCGACCGCGTCATCGCCCTGCCGCCGGGCTTCGAGGTGTTCGGCAAGTCCGAGAGCTCGCCCTTTGCCATTTTCGGCAATGTCGAGCGCCGTATGTACGGCATCATGTTCCATCCCGAGGTGGTCCACACGCCTGACGGGGCCAGGCTGCTCAGGAACTTCGTCCACAACATCGCCGGCATCGAGGGCGACTGGACGATGCGCGCCTATCGCGAACATGCCGTCGAGACGATCCGCAAGCAGGTCGGCAAGGGCAAGGTGATCTGCGCGCTGTCGGGTGGCGTGGACTCCTCCGTCGCCGCACTTTTGATCCACGAAGCGGTCGGCGACCAGCTCACCTGCATCCTCGTCGACCACGGCCTAATGCGCAAGGACGAGGCAGCGGGCGTGGTGGCGATGTTCCGCCAGCACTACAATCTGCCGCTGATCCTGGTCGATGCCTCGGAAAAATTCATCTCGGCGCTGGAAGGGGAGGTGGATCCGGAAAAGAAGCGCAAGACCATCGGCCGGCTGTTCATCGAAGTCTTCGAGGAAGAAGCGAAGAAGCTCGGCGGCGCCGATTTCCTGGCGCAAGGCACGCTCTACCCCGACGTCATCGAGAGCGTCTCCTTCACCGGCGGCCCGTCGGTGACCATCAAGTCGCACCACAATGTCGGCGGCCTGCCCGAGCGGATGAACATGCAGTTGGTCGAGCCGCTGCGCGAGCTGTTCAAGGACGAGGTGAGGGCGCTCGGCAAGGAGCTTGGCCTGCCCGAAAGCTTCATCGGCCGCCACCCGTTCCCGGGCCCGGGCCTCGCCATCCGCTGCCCCGGCGGCATCACGCGGGAAAAGCTGGAGATCCTGCGCGAGGCCGACGCGATCTACCTCGACGAGATCCGCAAGGCCGGCCTCTACGACGCCATCTGGCAGGCCTTCGCCGTGCTGCTGCCGGTGCAGACCGTCGGCGTGATGGGCGACGGCCGCACCTACGAGTTCGTCTGCGCGCTGCGCGCCGTCACGTCGGTCGACGGCATGACAGCCGATTTCTACCACTACGACATGGCCTTCCTCGGCGCCGCCGCCACCCGCATCATCAACGAGGTCCGCGGCATCAACCGCGTCGTCTACGACGTCACCTCGAAGCCGCCCGGAACAATCGAGTGGGAATAAAGCTCGGTCGTTCGCCAGCATTCGGCGACTATCGAGGAAGCTTCATTAAGCCTATGAGTTTGATCTGCTTTCGTCTCTATGTCTATCGCTGACTATCGCCCCTAAGCGGAATTATTTGGCGGTAGATCTGACGGCATTCCTTTTCGCGTCATCGTTGCTGCAGACTGATACCGTCACTGCGGCCGGACTCAAGCCTGTTGGCATCTCTCGAGGCAAGGCATTGAATCCAATGGGCTCTCACATAGCCTTGACGGTAAAACCAGTGACGGTAAAGTTAGGCATTTCACAATCCTAGTTACGCCAGTTCGTCTCCTCCTATGCTCACAGACATCGCACTTAAGAAGCTGAAATCAAAAGATAAAATATACAAGGTTGCTGATCGTGACGGTATGTACGCGACCGTGGCTCCCACAGGGCGAATATCGTTCCGATACGACTACCGAGTGAATGGTCGGCGAGAGACGGTGACGCTGGGCCGCTATGGTGAGGGAGGCATTTCGCTAGCAGAGGCGCGTGACCGCTGTCTTGCCGCACGAAAAATGGTGGCAACCGGAAAATCGCCTGCCCAGGAAAAGCAGCGTGACAAGCGGCGCCTGTCTGCGACGGCTACGTTCGGCGATGCCGGCAGAGTATGGTTTAAAGAGGCGAAGATGGCGGACAGCACGCGCTCGATGCGCAAAGCCGTCTTCGATCGAGACATCTTGCCGATTTGGGATAAAAGACTCCTGACAGAAATCACGTCGGACGACTTGCGGGCGCTCTGCGCAAAAGTCAGGGACCGTGGCGCACCAGCAACGGCCATTCATGTCCGGGATATTGTTAAACAGGTCTATGGTTATGCCATTCTGCACGGCGAGAGGATCGCCAATCCGGCGGACGAGGTAGGACCGGCGTCGATAGCCACGTTCGAGGCGAAAGACCGGGCGTTGTCACCCGCAGAAATTCGAATCATGCTGAAGGAGTTGGAAAGTGTGCCGACTTTGCCAACCATTCGGCTGGGCCTAAAGCTGATCCTGCTCACGATGGTTCGGAAAAGTGAGCTTCTGGGCGCGACGTGGGATGAGGTAGACTTCGAGAACGCGGTATGGAGCATTCCCAAAGAGCGAATGAAGCGGAAGAAGCCCCACAACGTCTACCTGTCCCGCCAGTCCCTCGACATTATGATTGCGCTCAAGACTTGCGCTGCGAACTCTCGATACGTGCTTCCATCTCGCTATGACGCCGATGAGCCTATGTCGCGCGCGACTTTCAATCGGATTACCATGGCGATTGTGGACTGCGCAAAAAAACAAGACCTGCCGCTTGCTCCCTTTACGGTGCACGATTTACGTCGGACCGGCTCCACGCTCCTAAACGAGATCGGATTCAATCGCGACTGGATCGAAAAATGCCTTGCCCACGAAGACAGTCGCTCCTCCCGCGGCGTCTATAACAAGGCGGAATACGAACCGCAGCGGCGCCACATGCTGCAGGAATGGGCCGACATGATTGAAGCGTGGGCGGCTGGCAATAAACACGCACCCACACTGCAGCCGATTTCCGGGGCGGCCGTCATCCTCGATCCCATTTGACGGGTCTCGTCTTCCGCGACCGCACGTCTGGTCCCGGGGCCAGTTCGAGCGAACCAGCAGAGGACGCGTTCCGCCGTTCCTGAATCCACGCTTCGACTTCTCCCAGGTCCCAAACGACGCAGCGGGGGGTAAGATTGAACCGTCGGGGGAACTCGCCTCGTTGTTCCATTTCATAAATGGTCGTGTCCGACAATGGAACGATCTCTCGCAATTGCGAGCGGCGAACAGTTCGCACAATCCGTCGCGCCTCAATGTGCGATAGAACCGGAAGGGGGCGGTCCGCTGGCGCGGCCTCTATGCCCTGGCAACTTTCGCGTTGAGGTTGCTTCTGGCGTTTGACCATTTGCCTACCGAAGGGCTCCTTCGGGCCAATGATCGCGCATCTGCTCCAATCTGAGCATAGCTCTAAACTACGATCATATCGTCTCCTTTACCAACCGGCGAGCTTTGCGATGGTCGGCAAGCCTAGGTCTTGCTCACGAGCACACCGAGTGCGGCGACATCCATCACGCGATTGAGCGGACGGCGAACACACCCTGGACATCGGCGGAGTGCTATGCCCCGAAGATCGAATTTGAGACCAGCTTGCCCTGATGCGCAATGCAAAGCAGGTTGTAGCCATAGGAGTAATGCGCGGCGGCGATGTCGAAATCCGCCCAACTGGCCATAAGCTTACGCAGTACGATCAGAAAGGCCGCTTGCGTCGCGTGATTGCGTGGGCTGGCAGGCCCGACGAGGCGACCTCAGCCGCGACCAGGCGGCTGACCAGTTTCCCTGCCGCGTAAATCTCGACCCGGCCGGAACGATCGGCGGGGGTGATCGGAAAAGCAGACAGGCGGTTTGCGAAAAATCATGGTTCAATTCCTCGATCCGTGGGGGCGAAACTGGGCCAGTAGAGGCCGTCAGGCGTCGGCCGCTTGCCGAAGATAGCCTGACCGACGCGCACGACAGTGGCGCCTTCCTCGATGGTCGAAGTCTCCGGTCATGCCCATGGAGAGCCCGGTCAGCGCGGCGTTGTACTTCACGGCTTGTCCCGCAGCCGGCGCAGCAGAATGAAGCAAGGCCGCACCTTGGCCGTGTCGGAGGAAAACAGCGCAAGTGTCATCAACCCGCATGGCCGGAGACGTGGAAGCTGATCGAGAGTCTCCACGAAGGGCAGCAGTGCGTTCGGATGCAGGCCGAACTTGCTGTCCTCGCCAGACCCGACCAGCGGTCCGAAGGCCCAGCCGGGCAAGACGATCGTCGTGCTCGCCGGCGATCTCAAGAACGGAGGCATTCTGGGTGTCACCACCGGCGTGGAGGAAGCGGCAAAGGCGATCGGTTGGGAGGTCAAGGTGATCGACGGCGCTGGCTCCATCGGTGGCCGCACCGCCGCCGGCCAGGCGATGGCCGAAGGTGCCGAAGCTGGCGACAATCATGGACGACGCCGAGCCCGACGTGCTGGCCTACATGACCTTCCCGAAGGAACATCGCGCCAAGCTGCACTCGACGGATGACATCGACAAGCGTGATTTCGGCTCTCCTGTGCGTTTCTTTGTTCGGCTTCAGGTGAGCTGTTTTTTCGCCCCCGCCTACAGGATTTCCCGTGCGAGCGTGTCGAGACGCAGTCAAGGCTGGCCGGTGCGATTGGCGCCACGGCCGGCTGCGAGGTTTCCAGGCCACGCCTTGACGGCGTCGAGCAGGGCGCCATTCTGGAGCGGACCGAGGCGTCGGTCGTGCCGCCACATTTCCTTGTGCTATATTTGTCCGGCACGGACGACCACGTGGCAAAGAGTGGTGCGAGAGGATGAGAGTGCCGCCACGCAGCCGTTATAGTCGTTCCTCGTTTGTGGCGTCCGTGCGCCGCTTCGGCCCTCGTGACCGCCAATGCCGAACCATCAGCTCGTAGGCACGTTCGGCGTTCTCGGCCGAGGCTTTCTCGCTGTTTCGCAACTCCTTCACGTTGTAGGCGTAAGCCGAAACGCGGCGACCGACACCGCGCTCGCCTGGCGCGCAGCCTTGAGAGCGAGCTGCCTCTGCTTTGCCGCCACCAGCGCCGGATGAGCCCAGAAGTAGTCCTGCTCCTTTGTCAGCAGATGCCAGATCAACACGGCGAGCTTGCGGGCGAGCGCCACGGCTGTGACCTGATGGCCGCGCTTGTTGCGTATGCGCAGGAAGAAAGCTCTGAGCGGTCCGGGCGCCTTCGCCGCCGCCCAGGCGGCCTCGACCAGCATGGCGCGGGCATGGGAACGCCCATGTTTGCTGATCCGGCCATATTGCGCCAAGCCAAGACCGGATTGACGCACACAAGGATTGATGGCGAAATAGCTCACAAGCTTCTGCGGTTCGCGGAACCGCCAGATGTCGCCGACGGCGGCGATGATACCACTCGCGACGATGGCGTTCACGCCGGTGATCGTCTGAAGCCGCCGGACTTGCACATCATCAACCGCTTCCTGGGCGATCTCCCGATCAAGGTCAGCCAGATCCTCGGCCAGGCGGTCGATCTCGCGGATGTGGCGAGCGATAGCGGCCCGCTCGTCGTCGGGAAGCACCTGCCGCTCGAGCCAGGCGCGACCCCGACGGTTGAACAGATCGGCATGCGGGCACTTCGGCACGAGGTGCGCCTGCAGGATGCCATGCACCTCGTTCTTCACGCGCGTGCGATGCCGCACGACCTGGTTGCGCCGCGCGACGAGGCGGCGAAGCCGCTCAGTGCGCTCATCGGGAACCCAGACCTCCGGCAGAAAGCCGCTGGCATGGAGCTGCGCCAGAACCCCGGCATCGATCTTGTCGGTCTTGATCCTGGCATGGGCGATCGCCTTCACCTGCATCGGGTTGGCGACAATCACCCGCCCGACATAGGGCGACAGAACCCGCACCACCGCCATGGCGTTGCCCGTAGCCTCGACGACAATCTCATCCGTCCTTCGCAAACTGCGGCCGAACCCTTCCAGTCCCGACCGGGCCATGTCGACCCGTCCGTGATGGCGCAGTTGGCCATCTTCCCAAACCACCACCTCCGCAAAAGGTGCGGTGGATGTCCATTCCAATCACGCGCCTCATCGACTCCTCCTCAAACAGTCGGGAGCCGACGGGCGACGCGACACCTTACGGATCCGCGCTCTCGGCGCAACCGGGCAGGTCGCATGGGCGGCCAGCTTCTAACGCAAGCTCGCTCATCGAATACACCGGCCTGCCCGCACTTGGCGCGCTCCCGGTGCCCCTGTCCCGGATGGTCGCACCATACGCCGAAAATCGATCATCTCCAGCGGGGATCGGATGGCACCGTCATGATCCTACCGGTTACAAATTCCATCGAGCACCTCAACGGCGAGATCAAGCGCAGGACGGAGGTCGTTGGCATCTTCACAAACGACGACGCCATCGTCCGTTTCGTCGGCGCAATCCTGCTCGAACAGAACGATGAATGGGCCGTGCAGCGGGCCAGATACATGACGCTGGAAACCATCAGCCAAATGAGCGATGATCCCCTCATCAGCTTGCCAGCCGTGGCACGCTGATCAGCCCGGCCCCATGCCGGAGAGCGCGGCGACCAAGCCGTCAGCTACACCACTCCCTGGGACACGATCCGTCAACATCTTCCAGCTGATCCCTGGCCGGGGACGGGCAAGCGGATTGATTGACGAATGCTTTTGTTGGCCTGCGACGTGCGAGACAACACTGACATGTGGCGCGAAGCAGTTATTCCGCTTACGCCGACGTAGATGCGCTATCGTTCAAGTCGCGCATAACAAGCATCTGCTCGGAAGTCCAAAATGACCCAACGCCTTCCGAAGGTCCGAAGTTGGCGGAAGACTCGGCCAAGAGTGCCGCCGAACGACCAGATCGCCGAGCACTTGATTAGGAGAAACGATCAACGCGCTACTATTAAACGATTTAAGTGTTGCGAGGAAAACGCGCGTGAATGATAGTATCTTCGCGTCAACTAAATTAGTTGGATGCGTGGATAACGCGGGGTGGGAGCGATGATCGATTCGGATGTATTCGAATTCGTCGAGCGTTGCAGAGCGCACACGGCACCTGGCCCCCTCCTGGATGACGTGCTCCTAACAGTGCGAAATCTCGGATTCGAGCACCTCATTCTCAGTGGTGTTCCGCTTGGCGGACAGAAGCTCGCGCCGATGGTCGAACTCAATGGGTGGCCCGAAGGCTGGTTCAAACGCTACGTAGAAGCTGAACACGCGGCAGTTGATGGAGTTTGCATCTATTCGGCAAAGACACTGAAGCCATTTCTGTGGGCCGACGTGCCGGCAAAGTGGTCCGACACGAAAGGCTCACGACGTGTTGCAGGTGAGGCCACTGAGTTTGGCATATCGAGTGGTTTTGCGGTGCCCATGCTAAGCGTGCACCACTGGCAATCAGTCCTGTCGTTTGCGTCCTCAGCAAAGGTCTGCGCTCTCTCTCCGCGCGAGGAGGTGCAACTGGTCACAATGGCGGTCTACGCGGGTATGGCGATCCAGGCATTGTCGCACGGCGATGAGGTCGAGGAAGGGCTGCTCACCGAGCGCGAGAAGGAAGTGCTCTTGTGGGCCGCTGCTGGTAAGACATCATCCGAAACATCGCAAATTCTGGGTCTGGCGGAGCGCACCGTTAAGTGGCACGCGACACGTGCACGCGAAGCTTTCGGCGTCGCAACGACCACCCAAGCTATCGTTGAGGCAGTGCGCAGGCGCATGATCCATCCCTAATTTGCGTCAACTGTCCCATCGGACAGGTGACGCAGTCCCGGTCAGCTGCAAATAATCGTGAGACCAGCCGGGGGACACGCAATGAGGGACACGCAATGATCGCCGCTTACCTTGTCGACCCTAGTGCCTGGCGCGGCAGTTCACCGCGCATTGCATTTTGGCGCTTGATGTTGGCGATTTGCATGAGCGTGGGTATTGGAATTGGCACGCTAGCTGCAGCGCCGAATACGCCTCAGGAAATCACGGGCAAGTGGACGTACCGAAGCTTCCATAACAACAAGAATCTCGTAACCGACAACGACCAGACCGCTCTCGGTCTGTTCTTTGCGGAAGCTATTTTTACGTTTGATGTTTCTGCCGACAACACACTCAACGGAACGATCGACTGGAATGGCGGTGGCTTGGATCTCCATGGAAGCGTCCAACCAGCTGCATCCGGCGCTCCCTTGACGGTTCAAATCGTAGGAATAGGGCGGCCTGGTACCGGCACTCAGGACTGGGAGTACGACTACTTCGGATATTTGGCGCACTCGTGGCCGCAAGGCGTCGGACAGGTGCCTGCATTGGTCGGGAGCGTCATAAGGGCCAAGCCGCACAACGGAGCACCTGCCGGTTATGTAGCATCGTTCATAGCGGTCCAACAGTGAAGGCTGATCGGTACGAATTCATGAGATCCATTGCAATCAAATCATAGGGGGTCACACGATGCTCACTCGTCGCAGTTTTCTAGCGGTCACGACAGTTGGTTTGGCGGCGCCGGCAATTCTCCGTTATCGACCAGCTTGGTCAGCGGCGGCGCGCGTCCGCCGAAATGCATCCACCATGGCCCCGACCGACCCATTTTTTTCCGATTATGCGCAAGCTGTCGAGGCTATGCATCAGCTGCCGGTGAGCGACCAACGCAACTGGCGAAATCAGGCGCTGATCCACATACGCCACTGCACGCATGGCGTTTCCGACTTCACGCACTGGCATCGATGGTATGTTTCGTACTTTGAGCAGATTTGTTCAAAGCTGATCGGCAAGCCTGATTTTGCCTTGGCCTACTGGGACTGGGAGGAGAGCAAGAGCAAAGTTCCAGATCCCTTCTTCGACCTTCCGAAACTCAATGTGGTCCAATGGAACGACCAATCGAACGAGCAGTCTGACAATTGGGGGCCGGGTAGGGTTACGACTATCGGTGCGCGGGGAATCGCCCGAGCTCAAACCATGACGTCGATCCCGCAATTCGCCAACTCGTTTCTGAAAACGACTCTGGACAGTATTCGCGGCCAATCCGATTTCGAAATATTCACAGGCCTGCTCGAGGGGCAACCGCACGGCAACGCCCATGTCGCCGTGGGATCTCTGCACGGGGCGAGGGGCCATATGGGCAGCGGGATGTCTTCGCTTGACCCCATATTTTGGCTCCACCATTGCAATATCGATCGCATTTGGGCCGAGTGGCAGGTTACCGGAAACACATCTGACGATCCTAAGAACACATATCCTGACAGCTTCTATGACGCGGATGGCAAGCCTGTCGGCAGTAAAACATCGACAGGCGCGCTATCGCTAGGATCGTTCGACTACATCTACGATACAATCGAGCCGACGGTCATCGGACAAATTTCCGAGAAGCTCGATCTGCAAAAATTCGACGCTGGCGGCAACTCGATGATGGCGAAGCTAAATTTGACCACCCCTGCCTCCATAGGATCAGGTGCCTCGCCAGGTCCTGCGCTACCAAACATCGAAAGGGCAGTCGATGTGAAGGTGACCGATTTGGTGCAGGCCCTTTCAGAAGTACGCGTGTTTCATGCGCCGGAAACATCTTTAAAGGCAATCGAGCCGAGCCGCATCGTTGCGCGTTTAGAGGGCGTTGAGACTCCTCAAAACACCGATATTGCAGTTGGCGTATTCGTGAATTGCCCTTATCTCACGCCCGAGACGCCTTCCGACGACAAACTCTGTGCGGGAGTGTTTAGCTTCTTTGGGCCCGGGGGACCGCATGGGCATCACGGCGGCCCAAGGAATGTCTACATCGACTTGACTGACGCCTTGCGGAGTGTCGCGTCGCAAGGTCGTCTGGCGGGGAACGGGTTCAAAGTCCAGTTAATGGCTGTTCCTGTCGCCGAGGGCGTTCCCGCGGACACTCGTATCCCCTTTAAGGGCGTTACGATCCTGTCGGCCTGATTTCAGCCCGAATCGTGGCGCGTATGAAGGTCATGCTACTGCGGTCGAAATGCCCAG harbors:
- a CDS encoding AlpA family transcriptional regulator, coding for MVKRQKQPQRESCQGIEAAPADRPLPVLSHIEARRIVRTVRRSQLREIVPLSDTTIYEMEQRGEFPRRFNLTPRCVVWDLGEVEAWIQERRNASSAGSLELAPGPDVRSRKTRPVKWDRG
- the guaA gene encoding glutamine-hydrolyzing GMP synthase, with the protein product MKTANHPDTVLIVDFGSQFTQLIARRIREAGVFSEIVPFQSAEAAFKRINPKAVILSGGPASTSDIGSPRAPQIVFDAGVPVLGICYGQMAMCVQMGGVAESSNHREFGRAFVEIEKDSPLFEGLWATGQRHQVWMSHGDRVIALPPGFEVFGKSESSPFAIFGNVERRMYGIMFHPEVVHTPDGARLLRNFVHNIAGIEGDWTMRAYREHAVETIRKQVGKGKVICALSGGVDSSVAALLIHEAVGDQLTCILVDHGLMRKDEAAGVVAMFRQHYNLPLILVDASEKFISALEGEVDPEKKRKTIGRLFIEVFEEEAKKLGGADFLAQGTLYPDVIESVSFTGGPSVTIKSHHNVGGLPERMNMQLVEPLRELFKDEVRALGKELGLPESFIGRHPFPGPGLAIRCPGGITREKLEILREADAIYLDEIRKAGLYDAIWQAFAVLLPVQTVGVMGDGRTYEFVCALRAVTSVDGMTADFYHYDMAFLGAAATRIINEVRGINRVVYDVTSKPPGTIEWE
- a CDS encoding tyrosine-type recombinase/integrase, which produces MLTDIALKKLKSKDKIYKVADRDGMYATVAPTGRISFRYDYRVNGRRETVTLGRYGEGGISLAEARDRCLAARKMVATGKSPAQEKQRDKRRLSATATFGDAGRVWFKEAKMADSTRSMRKAVFDRDILPIWDKRLLTEITSDDLRALCAKVRDRGAPATAIHVRDIVKQVYGYAILHGERIANPADEVGPASIATFEAKDRALSPAEIRIMLKELESVPTLPTIRLGLKLILLTMVRKSELLGATWDEVDFENAVWSIPKERMKRKKPHNVYLSRQSLDIMIALKTCAANSRYVLPSRYDADEPMSRATFNRITMAIVDCAKKQDLPLAPFTVHDLRRTGSTLLNEIGFNRDWIEKCLAHEDSRSSRGVYNKAEYEPQRRHMLQEWADMIEAWAAGNKHAPTLQPISGAAVILDPI
- a CDS encoding tyrosinase family protein, producing the protein MAPTDPFFSDYAQAVEAMHQLPVSDQRNWRNQALIHIRHCTHGVSDFTHWHRWYVSYFEQICSKLIGKPDFALAYWDWEESKSKVPDPFFDLPKLNVVQWNDQSNEQSDNWGPGRVTTIGARGIARAQTMTSIPQFANSFLKTTLDSIRGQSDFEIFTGLLEGQPHGNAHVAVGSLHGARGHMGSGMSSLDPIFWLHHCNIDRIWAEWQVTGNTSDDPKNTYPDSFYDADGKPVGSKTSTGALSLGSFDYIYDTIEPTVIGQISEKLDLQKFDAGGNSMMAKLNLTTPASIGSGASPGPALPNIERAVDVKVTDLVQALSEVRVFHAPETSLKAIEPSRIVARLEGVETPQNTDIAVGVFVNCPYLTPETPSDDKLCAGVFSFFGPGGPHGHHGGPRNVYIDLTDALRSVASQGRLAGNGFKVQLMAVPVAEGVPADTRIPFKGVTILSA
- a CDS encoding helix-turn-helix transcriptional regulator, whose translation is MIDSDVFEFVERCRAHTAPGPLLDDVLLTVRNLGFEHLILSGVPLGGQKLAPMVELNGWPEGWFKRYVEAEHAAVDGVCIYSAKTLKPFLWADVPAKWSDTKGSRRVAGEATEFGISSGFAVPMLSVHHWQSVLSFASSAKVCALSPREEVQLVTMAVYAGMAIQALSHGDEVEEGLLTEREKEVLLWAAAGKTSSETSQILGLAERTVKWHATRAREAFGVATTTQAIVEAVRRRMIHP